A window of Rubricoccus marinus contains these coding sequences:
- the sprA gene encoding cell surface protein SprA: MLAAAGFLVLLVRAGTLEAEPGRGFWAQPLAPEAVRADTDTVVVQPGPVRIDTTDADSTTRAEYLLPSLPRDNYYAVPVERLVPSLLGGSIRARQQLVELDSSLLQYEVRETVGGRDIRTPVQLSLQEYLAAQQGVNIQDGFRSLAASRLQRQQRRAGVGINIDIPGGNQSAFRTIFGKNEVDLRVTGNSTLDLGVGYDQNAIQQARTGQDGSFAPDFGQELNLNVAGTIGDKLRINVNYDTQSQFDFENQVSLVYTGYEDDIVQKVEAGNVFLQTPSELIRGGQRLFGLRTDLQFGPLSITGVASQQDAESDAVVIEGGSQSTPISLSPTRYENDTHFFLGFAFYNWWNAAHRDPSVPSPPPGFSQITNLEVWVQDAQAQSTVNTNDPVILGVGLVDLGEPVGVLAGGRAYLDAVGEVAPLPSPEADQYSQAQLDFIRTRTSEVNFEEDYGLTVGESVQGKWRQLRPGTDFTLDERLGWISLTGALGPEDALAVTYQYRRADGTSVTIGDFGNHSTDTNPATGERSRLKLLRGRATNVTEAPWDLTMRNIYRVGGRSINPRDFTLDITYEPPGNTAQFTLPGIQISDGLTILAALGLDRTADGGIPRRDDRFDFRSGYTIDAQNGRIIFPVREPFGRYIEGLLRDGLYVSGETLSIQIDGGYDAVAQDLVFNRLYELKPAVAERELNKVRRYNIGGEYKSASQSVFNVGFGLVEGSVTVTSGGTALIEGQDYVVNETAGTVEIRNPIYLAPGQQIRVEVEKNKLFSIGSKTLVGLRSDYRISENAGFGATWMRLAERPLNDKFRIGEEALENTIFGVDGGVTFEPRWVTRALDALPLIQTRAPSSLEFRGEYAQFSPGHPETFAFRQVQRDLADLDRSLSEDESRGISSIDDFEQAETVNTALEQAFGWRIAAPPRGSGPMNGEGTVPYERGVTRINDPRLATNWRGLFGWYSISNQGYDRLTEQLGGLPVASQRVYPQDLYDRQFTAAEESQPLNLLDVYFDPARRGPYNYNRELASTYASDPASAWGGMIQSIDAAYSDFDGANTIESIEFLVAPLGGRDGSEPINQGAVLNFDLGILNEDTLPNGSLNSEDGISESNPDANELDEWSRLIDGISEGNVDFYEDTGRTEDLGIDGLASRRDLVAPGGTPYAFAEADLPGVAEFLDALPDGPERRRAEQDPAGDDYHHFRETYFDDGNFFVGRATAQERYAQYFSGSELNNDVPRGKILPDEEKGISQIPSTEDIDDSFTATRQAEEQFYRYSLPLDEGGLRSSPFFTGSTIETNGATWYLIRIPVRSETRQDFGGSLANVQMARMWTTGHQKPVTLRFATLELVGSQWQKSTDVGITEDGASGGSDPELFIASVNTDENPTEYLPPVSALRPVNRDISGSARDAREQSLVFRVEDLGEGQSRALYKPFSTNRLDLTKYSNVRMFLHGEGFEARDDVRVFLRLGADETENYYEIEQPLYPSSSENLLEAFGNGEEFIDATRAADYLWQTNACPGGDDPEGDDPTTRADCSDDQRADLNSINIVLSELNKLKVSRDASGVATNVRYTEDRTPEGAAPGARLSIIGTPSIQSVSNVVIGVRNGDNGDPVPLAEVEVWFNELRVSGYDEGGGASAFLTAQARLADVANATARVSLSQDGFGGLSAGLGDRDFVDRFGITLSSTFNAHKLLPERYGWNAPVQVSYTENQTTPRFDPTNSDIRIDDLADQTLANENLPEPERRIQADSIRSAAQTVSRQRTLRIPLSKTGSRSPWLKYSLDALNLSYTNAAQEARSPRLSVSNSDNWRVDASYRLTVPKPKTVRPFWFTSGVPLLGSALEGLRMNLLPRSLSFSTNAGRTVSVSRERPRANDLDEPEIINDFLYPRRVTHDFGHTRAFNLQYELFPFLTTTYGSNSTQSLDLAGVDERFAILARDTSGYFGDPGRIEQFEISRAEALTPGSELWQRFGITRASQLDSLQILGGTTPQLTVLPWAEAVGATLSGDRRLLTDRYDQTFSSTFRISTRNVKWLAWIQPQAIGLSSSYAWDFQPITGFEDQTIAGVGSQLQMQTGLKLRPREFWRLFPFYRSLEDADRKAKQASDQRRRERETAREARRAEREREREAARAAREAAAEAAAAGEAGGDDTEPLAPEAAPSGLPVPAGAPAPPVGARPTENTVAPEAAGSVALNDEEDAEPRRPLINVGGIGRRLFLAVTGFEDVQVNYRGALSSTANGIVGDGFSLLAALTGDAPPLGYRLGLNRRLPLDSRLSDPNVTLQLQDVLGNSHDLDGRTTLQLSQSLRVSLNASTKWDSNDIYPLERTADEVIERDRIRTGSSQSTVLALGRDYTSLLNRHIERFQNDVDGASGGGPVASAVGSASGLAEDFNATFANGLGRFGPDGLFAIPIPSWEVNWTGLSRWPLFERFTQQVTIQHGYFASSQTTFESVANSGEPQTRDVAGVLLVEPQTEVEPRTLVVNERFQPLIGVRVGWKGGLSTELTYNRSRVLTLQPLNASLTQKKVSDIQGNVTFTKTGFRLPLFNRLRNTVRFTLTASLTDDVTDNQFILNDLEDTLNGDGVEARSGVAFKRVSIWPRVGYQISNRVNMDVFFRYERSISENSRASPSIASYDGGVTLRISFSN, translated from the coding sequence TTGTTGGCAGCGGCAGGGTTCCTCGTTCTGCTTGTCCGCGCAGGCACCCTCGAGGCCGAGCCCGGCCGCGGCTTCTGGGCGCAGCCGCTGGCGCCAGAGGCCGTCCGCGCGGACACGGACACCGTCGTGGTCCAGCCCGGCCCCGTCCGCATCGACACGACCGACGCGGATTCGACGACGCGGGCGGAGTACCTCCTCCCCTCGTTGCCGCGCGACAACTACTACGCGGTCCCTGTCGAGCGCTTGGTGCCATCCTTGTTGGGCGGCTCGATCCGCGCGCGCCAGCAGCTCGTGGAGCTGGACTCTTCCCTTCTCCAGTATGAGGTCCGGGAAACCGTTGGGGGCCGCGATATCCGCACGCCCGTCCAGCTCTCGCTTCAGGAGTACCTCGCCGCTCAGCAGGGCGTCAACATCCAGGATGGCTTCCGCTCGCTCGCCGCGAGCCGCCTGCAACGCCAGCAGCGCCGCGCAGGCGTCGGGATCAACATCGACATTCCTGGCGGCAACCAGTCCGCCTTCCGGACCATTTTCGGCAAGAACGAGGTGGACCTCCGCGTGACGGGTAACTCCACGCTGGACCTCGGCGTCGGCTACGACCAGAACGCCATCCAACAGGCGAGAACCGGCCAAGACGGAAGCTTTGCGCCTGACTTCGGGCAGGAGCTCAACCTCAACGTAGCCGGCACCATCGGCGACAAGCTGCGGATCAACGTCAACTACGACACGCAGAGCCAGTTCGACTTCGAGAACCAGGTCTCCCTCGTCTACACCGGCTACGAGGACGACATCGTGCAGAAGGTGGAGGCCGGCAACGTCTTCCTCCAGACGCCCTCCGAACTGATCCGCGGCGGGCAACGCTTGTTCGGGCTGCGGACGGACCTCCAGTTCGGCCCTCTTTCCATCACGGGTGTCGCTAGCCAGCAGGACGCGGAAAGCGATGCGGTGGTGATCGAAGGCGGCTCGCAGTCCACGCCCATCTCGCTCTCGCCTACGCGGTACGAGAACGACACCCACTTCTTCCTCGGCTTCGCGTTCTACAACTGGTGGAACGCAGCGCACCGGGACCCCAGCGTGCCCTCGCCGCCCCCGGGCTTTAGCCAGATCACCAACCTCGAGGTCTGGGTCCAGGACGCACAAGCGCAGAGCACGGTCAACACCAATGACCCCGTAATCCTCGGCGTCGGCCTCGTCGACCTCGGCGAGCCCGTGGGCGTGCTCGCCGGTGGCCGCGCCTACCTCGACGCCGTTGGCGAGGTGGCGCCGTTGCCGTCGCCAGAGGCCGACCAATACTCCCAGGCGCAGCTAGACTTTATCCGCACGCGGACGAGCGAGGTGAACTTCGAGGAGGACTACGGCCTCACCGTCGGCGAATCCGTCCAGGGGAAGTGGCGTCAGCTCCGGCCCGGAACGGACTTCACCCTTGACGAACGCCTCGGATGGATCTCCCTGACGGGCGCGCTCGGACCGGAGGACGCCCTCGCGGTGACGTATCAGTACCGCCGCGCCGACGGGACGTCCGTCACCATCGGTGACTTCGGCAACCACAGCACCGATACAAACCCAGCAACGGGCGAGCGCTCGCGGCTCAAGCTCCTCCGTGGGCGCGCCACCAACGTCACTGAGGCCCCGTGGGACCTCACGATGCGCAACATCTACCGCGTCGGCGGCCGGTCCATCAACCCGCGGGACTTCACGCTGGACATCACCTACGAGCCACCGGGCAACACCGCGCAGTTCACGCTCCCCGGCATCCAGATCTCCGATGGGCTCACCATTCTCGCCGCGCTCGGCCTCGACCGCACCGCCGATGGCGGCATCCCCCGCCGTGACGACCGCTTTGACTTCCGCTCGGGCTACACCATCGACGCCCAGAACGGCCGCATCATCTTCCCCGTCCGCGAGCCCTTCGGCCGCTACATCGAGGGCCTCTTGCGCGATGGGCTCTACGTCAGCGGCGAAACGCTCAGCATCCAGATCGACGGGGGGTACGACGCCGTCGCGCAAGACCTCGTCTTCAACCGGCTGTACGAGCTGAAGCCAGCCGTCGCCGAGCGCGAGTTGAACAAGGTGCGTCGGTACAACATCGGCGGCGAGTACAAAAGCGCGTCTCAGTCCGTCTTCAACGTCGGCTTCGGCCTCGTCGAGGGCTCCGTTACAGTGACCTCTGGCGGGACGGCGCTCATTGAGGGCCAGGACTACGTCGTCAACGAGACCGCGGGAACCGTCGAGATCCGCAACCCGATCTATCTCGCCCCGGGGCAGCAGATCCGCGTCGAGGTCGAAAAGAACAAGCTGTTCTCCATCGGCAGCAAAACCCTCGTCGGACTCCGCAGCGACTACCGCATCAGCGAGAACGCCGGCTTTGGCGCTACGTGGATGCGCCTCGCGGAGCGTCCCCTGAACGACAAATTCCGCATCGGCGAGGAAGCGCTCGAGAACACCATCTTTGGCGTCGATGGCGGCGTCACGTTCGAGCCCCGGTGGGTCACGCGGGCGCTTGATGCGTTGCCCTTGATCCAGACGCGCGCGCCATCTTCCCTCGAGTTCCGCGGGGAGTACGCGCAGTTCTCCCCCGGCCACCCGGAGACGTTCGCCTTCCGCCAGGTGCAGCGGGACCTTGCCGACCTGGATCGCTCGCTTTCCGAGGACGAGTCGCGAGGCATCTCGTCAATCGACGACTTCGAGCAAGCCGAAACGGTCAACACCGCCCTGGAGCAGGCCTTCGGATGGCGGATCGCGGCTCCCCCTCGTGGCTCCGGTCCGATGAACGGGGAAGGGACGGTCCCCTACGAGCGCGGAGTTACCCGCATCAACGACCCGCGCCTGGCGACAAACTGGAGAGGCCTGTTCGGCTGGTACTCCATTTCCAACCAGGGCTACGACCGGCTCACCGAGCAGCTCGGCGGGCTGCCTGTGGCCTCGCAGCGCGTCTACCCCCAGGACCTCTACGACCGGCAGTTCACGGCCGCTGAAGAGAGCCAGCCGCTGAACCTACTGGACGTCTACTTCGACCCCGCGCGCCGCGGACCCTACAACTACAACCGCGAGCTCGCCAGCACGTACGCCTCGGACCCGGCCTCGGCATGGGGCGGCATGATTCAGAGCATCGACGCCGCGTACTCGGACTTCGATGGCGCCAACACGATCGAGTCCATCGAGTTTCTCGTCGCGCCGCTGGGCGGGCGCGACGGGTCTGAGCCGATCAACCAGGGTGCGGTCCTCAACTTCGACCTCGGCATCCTGAACGAGGACACGCTCCCCAACGGCTCGCTCAACTCGGAGGACGGCATCTCTGAGTCCAACCCCGACGCCAACGAACTCGATGAGTGGAGCCGCCTGATCGATGGCATCTCGGAAGGCAACGTGGACTTCTACGAGGACACGGGCCGTACAGAAGACCTCGGCATCGACGGTCTGGCCTCGCGCAGAGACCTCGTGGCCCCTGGCGGCACGCCCTACGCGTTCGCCGAAGCGGACTTGCCTGGCGTCGCTGAATTTCTCGATGCCCTTCCCGACGGCCCGGAGCGTCGGCGCGCCGAGCAGGACCCCGCCGGCGACGACTACCACCACTTCCGTGAAACGTACTTCGACGACGGCAACTTCTTCGTGGGCCGCGCCACCGCGCAGGAACGCTACGCGCAGTACTTCTCCGGCAGCGAGCTCAACAACGACGTCCCCCGCGGAAAAATCCTCCCCGACGAGGAAAAGGGCATCTCGCAGATCCCCTCTACGGAGGACATCGACGACAGCTTTACGGCCACGCGCCAGGCGGAGGAGCAGTTCTACCGCTACTCCCTCCCCCTCGATGAAGGCGGCCTCCGCAGCAGCCCGTTCTTTACCGGCAGCACCATCGAGACCAACGGCGCGACGTGGTACCTGATTCGGATCCCGGTCCGAAGCGAGACCCGGCAGGACTTCGGCGGAAGCCTCGCCAACGTTCAGATGGCCCGGATGTGGACGACCGGGCACCAGAAGCCCGTCACGCTCCGCTTCGCGACGCTAGAGCTCGTCGGCAGCCAGTGGCAGAAGTCCACCGACGTGGGCATCACCGAGGACGGGGCCTCTGGCGGGAGCGACCCCGAGCTCTTCATTGCGTCGGTCAACACAGACGAGAACCCGACCGAGTACCTGCCGCCGGTGAGCGCGTTGCGGCCGGTCAACCGGGACATCTCCGGCTCGGCCCGAGACGCGCGCGAGCAGTCCCTCGTGTTCCGCGTGGAGGATCTCGGCGAAGGCCAGTCGCGCGCGCTGTACAAACCGTTCTCCACCAACCGGCTCGACCTCACGAAGTACTCCAACGTGCGGATGTTCTTGCACGGCGAGGGCTTCGAGGCCCGCGACGACGTGCGCGTCTTCCTGCGCCTTGGCGCGGACGAGACCGAGAACTACTACGAGATCGAGCAGCCGCTCTACCCGTCCTCTAGCGAGAACCTCCTGGAAGCCTTCGGCAACGGGGAGGAGTTCATCGACGCCACCCGGGCCGCGGACTACCTCTGGCAGACCAACGCCTGCCCGGGCGGAGACGACCCCGAAGGTGACGACCCGACCACGCGCGCGGACTGCTCCGACGACCAGCGAGCCGACCTCAACTCGATCAACATCGTGCTGAGCGAGCTCAACAAGCTCAAGGTCTCCCGCGACGCCTCTGGCGTGGCCACCAACGTCCGCTACACCGAGGACCGGACGCCAGAGGGCGCCGCCCCCGGCGCGAGGCTCTCCATCATCGGGACGCCCTCCATCCAGTCCGTCTCCAACGTGGTGATCGGCGTGCGGAACGGCGACAACGGGGACCCCGTGCCTCTGGCGGAGGTCGAGGTGTGGTTCAACGAACTGCGCGTTTCCGGGTACGACGAAGGTGGAGGCGCGAGCGCGTTCCTCACCGCGCAGGCTCGCCTCGCCGACGTGGCCAACGCGACCGCCCGCGTCTCGCTCAGCCAGGACGGCTTCGGTGGCCTGAGCGCAGGCCTGGGAGATCGGGACTTCGTGGACCGCTTCGGCATCACGCTCTCCTCCACGTTCAACGCCCACAAGCTGCTCCCCGAGCGGTACGGGTGGAACGCCCCCGTCCAGGTCTCCTACACCGAGAACCAGACGACGCCCCGCTTCGACCCGACGAACAGCGACATCCGCATCGACGACCTCGCGGACCAGACGCTCGCCAACGAAAACCTCCCCGAACCAGAGCGCCGCATCCAGGCCGACTCGATCCGGTCGGCGGCTCAGACCGTCTCGCGGCAGCGCACGCTCCGCATTCCGCTCAGCAAGACGGGCAGCCGCTCGCCGTGGCTGAAGTACTCGCTGGACGCCCTCAACCTCTCGTACACGAACGCCGCGCAAGAGGCCCGCAGCCCGCGGCTCTCGGTCAGCAACTCCGACAACTGGCGCGTGGACGCGAGCTACCGGCTGACCGTACCGAAGCCGAAAACGGTCCGCCCCTTCTGGTTCACCTCTGGCGTGCCGCTGCTCGGCAGCGCGCTGGAAGGGCTGCGCATGAACCTCCTCCCGCGCTCGCTCTCGTTCTCCACGAACGCGGGCCGGACGGTCTCGGTCAGCCGCGAGAGGCCGCGGGCAAACGACCTGGACGAGCCGGAGATCATCAACGACTTCCTCTACCCGCGCCGCGTCACGCACGACTTCGGCCACACGCGGGCGTTCAACCTCCAGTACGAGCTTTTCCCGTTCCTGACGACGACGTACGGCTCCAACTCCACGCAAAGCCTAGACCTCGCGGGCGTGGACGAGCGGTTCGCGATCCTCGCGAGAGACACCTCGGGCTACTTCGGTGACCCGGGCCGCATCGAGCAGTTCGAGATCAGCCGCGCGGAGGCGTTGACGCCGGGCAGCGAGTTGTGGCAGCGCTTCGGCATTACGCGTGCCTCGCAGTTGGACTCGCTCCAGATCCTGGGCGGCACGACGCCACAGCTCACGGTCCTCCCATGGGCCGAGGCCGTCGGTGCGACGCTCTCGGGCGACCGCCGCCTGCTCACCGACCGCTACGACCAGACCTTCTCTTCCACGTTCCGCATTTCGACGCGCAACGTGAAGTGGCTGGCCTGGATCCAGCCGCAGGCCATCGGCCTGTCCTCCTCGTACGCGTGGGACTTCCAGCCCATCACCGGGTTCGAAGACCAGACCATCGCGGGCGTGGGCAGCCAGTTGCAGATGCAGACCGGGCTCAAGCTGCGCCCCCGCGAGTTCTGGCGCCTCTTCCCCTTCTACCGCTCCCTGGAGGACGCGGATCGCAAAGCAAAGCAGGCCTCGGACCAGCGCCGCCGCGAGCGCGAGACGGCCCGCGAGGCCCGCCGCGCGGAACGCGAGCGAGAGCGTGAAGCCGCTCGCGCCGCCCGCGAGGCGGCAGCCGAGGCCGCAGCCGCTGGCGAAGCCGGCGGGGACGACACCGAGCCTCTGGCGCCAGAGGCCGCACCTTCTGGTCTGCCCGTACCGGCCGGCGCCCCCGCGCCCCCCGTGGGCGCGAGACCGACGGAGAACACCGTCGCGCCAGAGGCCGCCGGATCGGTCGCGCTGAATGACGAGGAGGACGCGGAGCCCCGCCGTCCGCTCATCAACGTGGGCGGCATCGGGCGGCGGCTGTTCCTGGCCGTGACCGGCTTCGAGGACGTGCAGGTGAACTACCGCGGGGCGCTGAGCTCCACGGCCAACGGCATCGTCGGCGACGGGTTCAGCCTGCTCGCGGCGCTCACCGGCGACGCCCCGCCACTCGGTTACCGGCTGGGCTTGAACCGGCGCCTGCCGCTGGACTCCCGCCTCTCAGACCCCAACGTGACGCTCCAGCTCCAGGACGTGCTGGGCAACAGCCACGACTTGGACGGGCGGACCACGCTGCAGCTCTCGCAGAGCCTGCGCGTCTCGCTCAACGCGTCCACGAAGTGGGACTCCAACGACATCTACCCGCTGGAGCGCACGGCCGACGAGGTGATCGAGCGGGACCGCATCCGCACCGGCTCTAGCCAGTCCACCGTTCTCGCCCTCGGCCGGGACTACACGTCGCTGTTGAACCGCCACATCGAGCGCTTCCAGAACGACGTGGACGGCGCCTCTGGCGGAGGCCCGGTCGCCTCGGCCGTCGGCTCCGCCAGCGGCCTGGCGGAGGACTTCAACGCGACGTTTGCGAACGGGCTCGGTCGGTTCGGCCCGGATGGCCTCTTCGCGATCCCCATCCCGAGTTGGGAAGTCAACTGGACCGGGCTGAGCCGCTGGCCCCTGTTCGAGCGATTTACGCAGCAGGTCACGATCCAGCACGGCTACTTCGCGTCCAGCCAAACCACGTTCGAGTCCGTCGCCAATTCTGGGGAGCCTCAAACGCGCGACGTGGCCGGCGTGCTGCTGGTCGAACCGCAGACCGAGGTGGAGCCGCGCACGCTCGTCGTCAACGAACGCTTTCAGCCCCTGATCGGCGTCCGCGTCGGCTGGAAGGGTGGCCTGAGCACGGAGTTGACCTACAACCGCAGCCGGGTGCTGACGCTCCAGCCGCTCAACGCGTCGCTGACGCAGAAGAAGGTCAGCGACATCCAGGGCAACGTGACGTTTACAAAGACGGGCTTCCGGCTCCCCCTCTTCAACCGCCTGCGCAACACGGTCCGGTTTACGCTTACCGCGTCCCTCACGGACGACGTCACCGACAACCAGTTCATCCTCAACGACCTGGAGGACACCCTCAACGGGGACGGCGTGGAGGCCCGGTCCGGCGTGGCGTTTAAACGCGTGTCCATCTGGCCGCGCGTGGGCTACCAGATCTCGAACCGCGTCAACATGGACGTGTTCTTCCGCTACGAGCGGAGCATCAGCGAGAACAGCCGCGCCAGCCCGAGCATCGCGAGCTACGACGGCGGCGTTACGCTCCGCATCTCGTTCTCGAACTAA
- the lipB gene encoding lipoyl(octanoyl) transferase LipB, with product MPAPTLLCDLGRMGYREAWDLQAALQSRLIEAKRGEQTDALPPHVLLLVEHPPVFTLGKSGDAANLLASGDALAARGATFVETDRGGDITFHGPGQVVAYPILDLDRLSNLEGEPMRDLHRFLREMEEAVIRTCADWNVVADRVPGRTGVWVGPDARGDERKVCAMGVRCSRWVTMHGLALNVTTDLDWFGLIVPCGIDDRGVTSLAREASGGGPRSHGDGVSPEVVSQQLVGHLAARLGLDLRSVERAELETWARGRKNSAPSTAA from the coding sequence ATGCCTGCACCGACCCTCCTCTGCGACCTCGGCCGGATGGGCTACCGCGAGGCCTGGGACCTCCAGGCGGCGCTCCAGTCGCGCCTGATCGAGGCCAAGCGTGGCGAGCAGACAGACGCGCTGCCGCCCCACGTGCTCTTGCTCGTAGAGCACCCGCCCGTGTTCACGCTCGGCAAGAGCGGCGACGCCGCCAACCTCCTCGCCTCTGGCGACGCCCTCGCCGCCAGAGGCGCGACGTTCGTGGAGACCGACCGGGGTGGCGACATCACCTTCCACGGACCGGGCCAGGTCGTCGCCTATCCCATCCTTGACCTCGACCGCCTCTCGAACCTCGAGGGCGAACCGATGCGGGACCTCCACCGCTTTCTCCGCGAGATGGAGGAGGCCGTGATCCGCACGTGCGCGGACTGGAACGTCGTCGCGGACCGCGTGCCGGGACGGACGGGCGTATGGGTGGGGCCAGACGCCAGAGGCGACGAGCGAAAGGTCTGCGCGATGGGCGTCCGGTGCAGCCGCTGGGTGACCATGCACGGGCTGGCGCTCAACGTGACCACGGACTTGGACTGGTTTGGCCTGATCGTCCCATGTGGCATCGACGACCGCGGCGTGACCTCGCTCGCGCGCGAGGCCTCTGGCGGTGGCCCTAGGTCCCATGGTGACGGAGTCTCGCCAGAGGTCGTATCGCAACAACTCGTCGGGCACCTCGCGGCGCGGCTGGGCTTGGACCTCCGCTCGGTGGAGCGCGCGGAGCTCGAAACCTGGGCACGAGGCCGTAAAAACTCCGCGCCTTCCACGGCCGCCTGA
- a CDS encoding DUF423 domain-containing protein encodes MVAAGVSGALAVALGAFGAHGLADAVSPERLATWRTASSYHLAHAVALAVVALAIRSGWRARASGVLFVVGTVLFSGSLYLLVLLEMPILGAVAPIGGVAFISGWLALAWTAWRTPEA; translated from the coding sequence ATGGTGGCCGCTGGCGTGAGCGGAGCGCTCGCCGTCGCGCTAGGCGCGTTCGGCGCACACGGGCTGGCCGATGCGGTCTCGCCAGAGCGCCTCGCGACGTGGCGCACGGCATCGTCCTACCACCTCGCTCACGCCGTTGCGCTGGCCGTGGTGGCACTCGCGATCCGGTCAGGGTGGCGCGCACGCGCATCCGGGGTGCTTTTCGTGGTGGGGACGGTTCTGTTCTCAGGCAGCCTGTACCTCCTCGTCCTGCTGGAGATGCCCATTCTCGGCGCCGTCGCGCCGATTGGGGGCGTGGCGTTCATCTCGGGCTGGCTGGCCCTTGCCTGGACAGCGTGGCGGACGCCAGAGGCGTAG
- the rsfS gene encoding ribosome silencing factor: METASSTRSTRSKREGPTLGRDLARIAIEAALDKKAVDVTVMDLRGISGEVDYFVIATGESDLQIKAVTEGIVMAIREQANERPAHREGQAGSSSWIVLDYFDLAVHIFTPEAREHYDLERLWGDAPSETVAEDAETVALLEGTGEDTSAE, encoded by the coding sequence ATGGAGACCGCCTCTTCTACTCGATCGACCCGTTCCAAACGTGAAGGCCCCACTCTCGGGCGTGACCTCGCCCGCATCGCGATTGAGGCCGCGCTGGACAAGAAGGCGGTAGACGTGACGGTCATGGACCTCCGCGGCATCTCTGGCGAGGTCGACTACTTCGTGATCGCGACGGGGGAAAGCGACCTCCAGATCAAAGCCGTTACCGAGGGGATCGTCATGGCGATCCGCGAGCAGGCCAACGAGCGCCCCGCGCACCGCGAGGGCCAGGCCGGCTCCAGCAGCTGGATCGTGCTGGACTACTTCGACCTCGCCGTCCACATCTTTACGCCAGAGGCCCGCGAGCACTACGACCTGGAACGTCTCTGGGGCGATGCCCCGTCCGAGACCGTCGCTGAAGACGCGGAGACGGTCGCGCTGCTCGAAGGCACAGGCGAGGACACGTCGGCAGAGTGA
- a CDS encoding LytR C-terminal domain-containing protein, with protein MARPRIVDVLLNAALVGVGLLVAVLLYGLLTRTFAPRTTPTRDAEITLGAEPGADPIQVEVRNAVGVDGLGREATAFLRRRGFDVVEVGNAPLREETAVEVRAGTDTYAQRVAAALGVPDDRVTAPGPLAEYDPDVAVYIGADYTRLAPFRALSSDSTD; from the coding sequence TTGGCCCGACCGCGGATTGTTGATGTTCTGCTGAACGCCGCGCTCGTCGGCGTTGGGCTTCTGGTTGCAGTCCTGCTCTACGGCCTCCTCACGCGCACGTTCGCGCCGCGGACTACGCCGACCCGGGACGCCGAGATCACGTTGGGGGCCGAGCCGGGAGCGGACCCTATCCAGGTGGAGGTCCGAAACGCCGTCGGCGTGGACGGGCTTGGCCGCGAGGCGACCGCCTTTCTGCGCCGCCGCGGCTTCGACGTGGTCGAGGTGGGGAACGCGCCGCTGCGTGAAGAGACCGCCGTGGAGGTCCGCGCCGGGACCGATACGTACGCCCAGCGCGTAGCCGCTGCGCTCGGCGTCCCGGACGACCGCGTGACCGCGCCCGGGCCTCTGGCGGAGTACGACCCCGACGTCGCAGTGTATATCGGCGCGGACTACACCCGCCTTGCTCCTTTCCGAGCCCTTTCTTCCGACTCTACAGACTGA
- a CDS encoding GH25 family lysozyme has translation MLKRLSPYLLFATVLLVGFTALGYWLVSTGRWTPANPSEAAYPIRGIDVSRHQGTINWDAVAASGVDFVYMKATEGGDWTDPEFVGNWNEAGRVGLARGVYHFFTFCRDADEQAAHALATQPPEAELPFVVDVEYGGNCEGFESVEHVRASLDRFMDIVTDSIGYDPAIYAVHSSYPDFIEGRYLGSPLWLQHVLWKPSAEGDRTWSIWQYSVTGTVPGIEGPVDLNVFNGDSTAFAAFQVSP, from the coding sequence ATGCTGAAGCGCCTCTCCCCTTACCTGCTCTTCGCCACCGTGCTCTTGGTGGGCTTCACGGCCCTCGGGTACTGGCTCGTTTCCACCGGCCGGTGGACGCCTGCAAACCCCAGCGAAGCCGCCTACCCCATCCGAGGCATCGACGTCTCGCGCCATCAGGGCACGATCAACTGGGACGCCGTCGCGGCCTCTGGCGTCGACTTCGTCTACATGAAGGCGACTGAGGGCGGGGACTGGACCGACCCCGAGTTCGTGGGCAACTGGAACGAGGCGGGCCGCGTCGGCCTCGCCAGAGGCGTCTACCACTTTTTTACGTTCTGCCGCGACGCAGACGAGCAGGCCGCACACGCGCTCGCCACCCAGCCGCCAGAGGCCGAGCTGCCCTTCGTCGTGGACGTGGAGTACGGCGGCAACTGCGAGGGCTTCGAATCGGTCGAACACGTCCGCGCCTCGCTGGACCGCTTCATGGACATCGTGACCGACTCGATCGGCTACGATCCCGCGATCTACGCCGTCCACTCCTCCTACCCGGACTTTATCGAGGGGCGCTACCTCGGCAGTCCGCTCTGGCTCCAGCACGTGCTCTGGAAGCCGTCGGCCGAGGGCGACCGCACGTGGTCCATCTGGCAGTATTCGGTTACCGGCACCGTTCCTGGCATCGAAGGGCCCGTGGACCTTAACGTGTTCAACGGGGACAGCACGGCGTTCGCGGCGTTCCAGGTCAGCCCGTAG